A DNA window from Paenibacillus andongensis contains the following coding sequences:
- the yaaA gene encoding S4 domain-containing protein YaaA, with product MKQIPINTAYITLGQFLKLSDCISTGGQAKFFVVDTKIEVNGQAENRRGRKLVPQDVVTVEGFGQFEVVSS from the coding sequence ATGAAACAGATCCCCATAAATACGGCTTATATTACACTTGGACAGTTTTTGAAATTATCGGACTGTATATCCACAGGTGGACAAGCTAAATTTTTTGTTGTGGATACAAAAATTGAAGTGAACGGACAAGCTGAAAATCGTAGAGGCCGGAAACTCGTGCCGCAAGATGTGGTAACCGTGGAGGGTTTCGGACAATTCGAAGTCGTTAGCTCCTGA
- the recF gene encoding DNA replication/repair protein RecF (All proteins in this family for which functions are known are DNA-binding proteins that assist the filamentation of RecA onto DNA for the initiation of recombination or recombinational repair.) has product MFLNRLVLSHYRNYDQIELTTDSNVNIFVGPNAQGKTNLLESIYVMAMTKSHRTHQDKELIGWNGDQTQLHAEIQKRYGSCKLDLSISTKGKKAKINGLEQKKLSNFIGALNVVMFAPEDLEIVKGTPGIRRRFLDMEIGQVQPSYLHDLSQYQKILVQRNNYLKQSFPGKTTPDAMLDIWNEQLAQYGVKIMKKRQSFIKKLQQWAETIHRGITNDSEELLIRYSPSFDMTPFEDESVLLDQFMIKLSLVRDQEFRRGVTLVGPHRDDLLFYINDKEVQTYGSQGQQRTTALSLKLAEIELIHEEVGEYPLLLLDDVLSELDEYRQTQLIRTFQQKVQTFITTTGLESVHLDQLDHASVFHVLKGNVSGRS; this is encoded by the coding sequence ATGTTTTTGAACAGACTCGTACTCAGTCATTACAGAAATTATGACCAGATTGAGCTAACAACGGATAGCAATGTGAATATATTCGTAGGGCCTAACGCCCAAGGCAAAACTAATTTGTTGGAATCAATCTATGTAATGGCCATGACGAAATCACATCGCACCCATCAGGATAAAGAATTAATTGGCTGGAACGGTGATCAAACGCAGCTGCATGCAGAAATTCAGAAGCGATACGGCAGCTGTAAGCTGGATCTCTCCATTTCGACCAAAGGTAAAAAAGCGAAAATCAATGGCCTCGAACAAAAGAAGCTTAGTAACTTTATCGGTGCTTTGAATGTGGTCATGTTTGCTCCGGAAGACTTAGAGATCGTCAAAGGAACTCCTGGTATTAGAAGGCGTTTCCTCGATATGGAGATTGGCCAAGTACAACCCTCCTATCTGCATGATTTATCGCAATATCAGAAAATATTGGTGCAGCGGAACAATTATTTAAAGCAATCTTTCCCGGGGAAAACCACGCCAGACGCGATGTTAGACATTTGGAATGAACAATTAGCACAGTATGGTGTTAAAATTATGAAAAAACGTCAAAGCTTTATTAAGAAGCTGCAACAATGGGCGGAAACGATCCATAGAGGGATTACGAATGATAGTGAGGAGCTTCTTATTCGCTATTCCCCTTCCTTTGACATGACACCGTTTGAAGATGAATCTGTTTTATTAGACCAATTTATGATAAAGTTATCATTGGTTAGAGATCAGGAATTCCGAAGAGGCGTTACGCTAGTGGGCCCTCATCGTGACGATCTTCTTTTTTACATCAACGACAAAGAAGTCCAAACGTATGGATCACAGGGTCAACAGCGAACAACAGCGTTATCTCTTAAGCTTGCGGAAATAGAGCTCATTCATGAGGAAGTTGGCGAGTATCCCCTATTATTGTTGGATGATGTGTTATCCGAGCTTGATGAGTATAGGCAGACACAACTGATCCGTACGTTTCAGCAGAAAGTCCAAACTTTTATTACAACAACAGGTCTAGAGAGTGTCCATTTGGATCAACTGGATCATGCTTCCGTGTTTCATGTTTTGAAAGGAAATGTAAGCGGCAGGAGCTGA
- the gyrB gene encoding DNA topoisomerase (ATP-hydrolyzing) subunit B: protein MSVNQNAYDDSQIQVLEGLEAVRKRPGMYIGSTSARGLHHLVWEVVDNSIDEALAGFCTKIDVIVHKNNSVTVIDNGRGIPVGENAKLKRPTLEVVLTVLHAGGKFGGEDSGYKVSGGLHGVGISVVNALSEHLTVQVKNKGQIHQQEYRRGTPQYDVKVVGETEETGTTVTFQPDPEIFKETTEYDYDTLQSRIRELAFLNKGIEINLIDERTDTINTHRYEGGIISFVQHLNRNREVVNEVPIYVEGSKDNISIEIALQYNDSYTENIYSFANNINTHEGGTHESGFKSALTRILNDYARKSNSLKDSDSNLSGDDVREGLAAIISVKIPEPQFEGQTKTKLGNSEVRGIVESLFAEKLQTFMEENPAIAKKILEKGIQAARAREAARKARELTRRKSALEVSALPGKLADCSSKDASISEIYIVEGDSAGGSAKQGRDRHFQAILPLRGKILNVEKARLDRILSNTEIRAMITAFGTGISDDFDIAKARYHKIIIMTDADVDGAHIRTLLLTFFYRYMKKLIESGYVYIAQPPLFKLERNKTIRYAYNERQRETIMQEFGEGAKVNVQRYKGLGEMNPEQLWETTMDPESRTLLQVTIEDAIEADTLFDSLMGDNVEPRRDFIEEHAKYVKNLDI, encoded by the coding sequence ATGTCTGTGAATCAAAATGCGTACGATGACAGTCAGATTCAGGTTCTGGAAGGGTTAGAGGCCGTTCGTAAAAGGCCGGGTATGTATATTGGTTCAACCAGTGCCCGTGGACTTCATCATCTCGTATGGGAAGTTGTCGATAACAGTATCGATGAAGCTTTGGCCGGCTTTTGTACAAAGATTGATGTCATTGTCCATAAAAATAATAGTGTTACTGTTATTGATAATGGGCGCGGAATTCCAGTTGGGGAAAATGCCAAGCTGAAAAGACCAACACTTGAAGTTGTACTTACCGTGCTCCACGCAGGTGGTAAATTCGGTGGCGAGGATTCCGGTTACAAAGTATCAGGTGGTCTGCACGGTGTAGGTATTTCCGTGGTTAATGCGCTGTCTGAGCACTTAACTGTGCAAGTAAAGAATAAAGGCCAAATTCATCAACAAGAATACCGCCGCGGAACGCCGCAATATGATGTGAAAGTCGTAGGTGAAACCGAAGAAACGGGCACCACGGTTACGTTCCAGCCGGATCCGGAGATCTTCAAGGAAACGACAGAGTATGACTATGATACTCTTCAATCCAGAATTCGCGAGCTCGCTTTCTTGAATAAAGGAATTGAGATTAATTTAATTGATGAACGTACGGATACGATCAATACACATAGGTATGAAGGAGGAATCATTTCCTTCGTTCAGCATTTGAACCGTAACCGTGAAGTCGTCAATGAGGTGCCAATCTATGTGGAAGGTTCCAAGGATAATATCTCCATCGAGATTGCCCTTCAATACAACGACAGCTATACGGAAAATATTTACTCCTTCGCGAATAACATCAATACACATGAGGGTGGTACTCACGAGTCCGGTTTTAAAAGTGCACTAACACGGATCTTGAATGACTATGCCCGCAAAAGTAATTCGTTGAAAGATAGTGACTCCAACCTATCGGGGGATGATGTGCGCGAGGGTCTTGCTGCCATTATTTCCGTGAAAATACCTGAGCCTCAATTTGAGGGTCAAACGAAGACCAAACTAGGAAATAGTGAAGTCCGTGGTATTGTAGAGTCTTTATTTGCTGAGAAGCTGCAAACATTTATGGAAGAAAACCCTGCTATTGCGAAGAAGATTCTTGAAAAAGGGATTCAAGCGGCAAGAGCCAGGGAAGCTGCGCGTAAAGCGAGAGAATTAACTCGTCGTAAAAGCGCATTGGAAGTAAGCGCGCTGCCAGGTAAACTAGCAGATTGTTCATCCAAGGATGCTTCTATTAGTGAGATTTACATCGTAGAAGGTGACTCTGCAGGCGGATCCGCTAAGCAAGGACGTGATCGTCACTTCCAAGCGATTCTTCCACTTCGCGGTAAAATTTTGAATGTAGAGAAAGCTAGATTGGATCGTATTCTATCCAATACGGAAATTCGTGCGATGATTACAGCTTTTGGTACAGGGATCAGTGACGATTTCGATATCGCTAAAGCACGTTATCACAAAATTATTATTATGACTGATGCCGACGTTGACGGAGCACACATTCGTACGCTTCTGCTTACTTTCTTCTACAGGTACATGAAAAAATTAATCGAATCCGGTTATGTGTATATTGCACAGCCTCCACTCTTCAAGCTCGAGAGAAATAAAACCATTCGCTATGCGTATAACGAAAGGCAAAGAGAAACCATCATGCAGGAGTTCGGTGAAGGCGCCAAAGTCAATGTGCAGCGTTATAAAGGACTTGGTGAAATGAATCCGGAACAATTATGGGAAACAACGATGGATCCGGAAAGCCGTACCTTATTGCAAGTGACAATCGAAGATGCGATAGAAGCAGATACGCTCTTTGATTCATTGATGGGTGATAACGTAGAACCTAGAAGAGATTTCATCGAGGAACATGCGAAGTACGTGAAAAATTTAGATATCTAA
- the remB gene encoding extracellular matrix regulator RemB produces the protein MFIHLGGEKIIRASELIAIFDISIEKSSKISKQFIQQALKDKKTEQIGEEDCKSLVVTKSKVYYSPISSTTLKKRAHQLLTN, from the coding sequence ATGTTTATTCATTTGGGTGGAGAGAAAATTATTAGAGCATCCGAACTGATTGCTATTTTCGATATCTCGATAGAGAAATCTTCCAAAATATCGAAACAATTCATACAGCAAGCTTTAAAAGATAAAAAAACAGAGCAAATCGGTGAAGAAGATTGCAAATCACTCGTTGTTACGAAGAGTAAAGTGTATTATTCTCCAATTTCCTCTACCACGCTCAAGAAAAGAGCGCATCAATTGTTAACGAATTAA
- the dnaA gene encoding chromosomal replication initiator protein DnaA: MEGHSTDLWQQILTIIQTKLSKPSFDTWLKSTKATVFNDSTVVICAPNNFAQEWLESRYTKLIEGTIYDFTGKQVSVKFIIETEEQKSQSTAVQPTVLPPKGPAIVTGEENFTNMMNARYTFDTFVIGSGNRFAHAASLAVAEAPAKAYNPLFLYGGVGLGKTHLMHAIGHYVLEHNPGARVLYISSEKFTNEFINAVRDNRGEGFRNKYRTIDVLLIDDIQFLAGKEGTQEEFFHTFNALHEEGKQIIISSDRPPKEIPTLEDRLRSRFEWGLITDIQPPDLETRIAILRKKAKAENLEIPNEAMIYIANQIDTNIRELEGALIRVVAYSSLINQDISVHLTAEALKDIIPSNRPRVITIQDIQQRVGEFYGLKLEDFKARKRTKAVAFPRQVAMYLARELTDFSLPKIGDNFGGRDHTTVIHAHDKISEQLKVDQDLYKIVHNLTERIKNPS, translated from the coding sequence GTGGAAGGCCATTCTACGGACTTATGGCAGCAAATTTTAACGATTATTCAAACTAAACTCAGTAAACCAAGCTTCGACACTTGGCTTAAATCAACGAAAGCGACAGTATTTAATGATTCAACTGTCGTTATTTGTGCGCCCAACAATTTTGCTCAGGAATGGCTCGAAAGCCGCTATACCAAGCTAATTGAAGGAACCATATATGACTTTACAGGGAAACAGGTTTCTGTGAAATTCATCATTGAAACGGAAGAACAGAAATCTCAGTCTACAGCCGTCCAACCAACTGTTCTCCCGCCTAAAGGTCCTGCGATTGTTACAGGGGAAGAAAATTTCACCAATATGATGAACGCTAGGTATACCTTTGATACGTTCGTTATCGGATCCGGCAATCGATTCGCTCATGCTGCATCCCTGGCTGTTGCCGAAGCGCCAGCTAAAGCTTATAATCCCCTCTTTCTTTATGGAGGAGTTGGTTTAGGAAAGACCCATTTGATGCATGCTATCGGCCACTATGTGTTAGAACATAACCCAGGGGCACGTGTTTTATATATTTCGTCAGAGAAGTTCACGAATGAATTTATTAATGCGGTCCGTGATAACCGCGGCGAAGGATTTCGTAATAAATATAGAACGATCGATGTATTGTTGATTGATGATATTCAATTCCTCGCTGGTAAAGAAGGTACACAAGAGGAGTTTTTCCATACGTTTAATGCGTTACATGAAGAAGGCAAACAAATTATTATCTCTAGTGACCGGCCGCCCAAAGAAATTCCAACCCTGGAAGATCGGTTACGCTCTAGATTTGAGTGGGGATTAATTACAGACATTCAACCCCCAGATTTAGAAACGCGCATTGCCATTCTCCGTAAGAAAGCAAAAGCAGAGAATCTGGAGATTCCAAATGAAGCGATGATCTATATCGCGAACCAAATCGATACGAATATTCGAGAGCTTGAAGGTGCTTTGATTCGAGTAGTTGCTTACTCGTCCCTTATTAATCAGGACATTAGCGTGCATCTAACAGCCGAAGCATTGAAGGATATCATTCCGTCGAATCGACCACGAGTCATTACGATACAGGATATTCAGCAGCGTGTTGGAGAATTCTATGGTTTGAAGCTAGAGGATTTCAAGGCTCGTAAACGAACAAAAGCCGTCGCATTCCCTAGACAGGTCGCGATGTACCTGGCACGAGAGCTGACGGACTTCTCTTTGCCGAAAATCGGAGATAATTTTGGTGGCCGTGACCATACAACGGTTATCCATGCCCATGATAAAATATCAGAACAATTAAAAGTAGATCAGGATCTTTACAAGATCGTTCATAATCTGACGGAGCGTATTAAGAACCCCTCTTGA
- the dnaN gene encoding DNA polymerase III subunit beta, with protein MKLTILKDHLIESIGHVSKAISSRTTIPILTGIKIDATLSGVTLTASDTDISIQSFTPSENDKIKIIELFQAGSVVLPAKFFVEIIRKLPAQLIEIDVRNNFQTIIRSGSSEIQIMGLDPDEYPLLPEIEESKMLRLPSDLLKTMIKQTSYAVSTNESTPILTGVLWNISGDKLKFIACDRHRLASREVTVDNDNAHQLPNIVISGRTLNELSKILPDQNSLIDIVISDNQVLFKIHSILFYSRILDGTYPDTSKLIPQSFQTEMVVPTKELADAIDRAYLLSREDKTNIVKMIMLEDQTIEISSSSSELGKVTEQINLQHIAGELLKISFNSKYMLDALKVLDSEFIHIGFTGAMQPIIMKPQDSTSILQLILPYRTTN; from the coding sequence ATGAAATTAACAATCCTAAAAGACCATTTAATAGAATCCATTGGTCACGTTTCCAAAGCCATATCCTCTCGAACAACCATACCTATCCTTACAGGGATCAAAATAGATGCAACCTTAAGCGGTGTAACCCTTACAGCAAGCGATACGGATATTTCCATTCAAAGCTTTACCCCTAGTGAAAATGATAAAATTAAAATTATTGAATTATTTCAAGCCGGTAGTGTCGTTCTTCCAGCGAAATTCTTCGTCGAAATTATTCGTAAACTACCTGCACAGTTAATCGAAATTGATGTTAGAAATAATTTTCAAACGATTATTCGTTCTGGTTCTTCAGAAATTCAAATCATGGGGCTTGATCCCGATGAATATCCGCTTCTGCCCGAAATCGAAGAAAGTAAAATGCTTCGTTTGCCGAGTGATTTGCTCAAAACGATGATTAAACAAACTTCTTATGCCGTTTCAACGAATGAGTCGACGCCTATTCTTACAGGTGTGCTCTGGAACATATCAGGTGATAAACTAAAATTTATTGCTTGTGATCGTCATCGACTTGCTAGCAGAGAAGTAACGGTTGATAATGATAATGCCCATCAGCTTCCTAACATTGTTATATCAGGACGAACTCTGAACGAATTAAGCAAAATTTTGCCTGATCAAAATTCCCTTATAGATATAGTTATTTCCGACAATCAGGTTTTATTCAAAATTCATTCGATTTTGTTCTATTCTCGTATTCTAGACGGAACTTACCCAGATACATCAAAGCTGATTCCGCAGTCTTTTCAAACCGAAATGGTCGTACCCACCAAAGAATTGGCTGATGCCATCGACCGTGCTTACTTACTTTCCAGAGAAGATAAGACGAACATTGTTAAAATGATCATGCTTGAAGACCAGACGATTGAGATTTCTTCAAGTTCTTCCGAACTTGGGAAAGTAACGGAGCAAATTAACCTGCAGCATATTGCTGGTGAGTTACTCAAAATCTCATTTAACTCCAAATATATGCTCGATGCGCTTAAAGTTCTTGATTCCGAGTTCATTCACATCGGATTTACTGGAGCTATGCAGCCAATCATCATGAAGCCACAAGATTCAACAAGCATTCTGCAGCTTATTTTGCCGTATCGAACAACGAATTAA